One window of Paludibacter propionicigenes WB4 genomic DNA carries:
- the pulA gene encoding type I pullulanase — MKANSFIMLLISGLLCACNSTPHYASFNDYPVYEGSDLELIYSAQSSKFRVWAPTASEVKLLLYDNGYDGGAYQTHDMKRSEKGTWTLKIDEDLKGKFYTFQVKINERWLAETPGMWVKATGVNGKRAAIIDLAETNPAGWENDVRPPLKNFTDIMLYEVHVRDFSVSPNSGMKHKGKFLAFTERGTKNSAGESTGIDHLKELGITHVHLLPSFDFASVDETKPAENKYNWGYDPLNYNVPEGSYSTNPKDPACRIREFKEMVQSLHKAGIRVVMDVVYNHTAMGKNSHLDLLAPGYFYRQNPDSTWSNASGCGNETASERGMMRKFIVESVVYWATEYHVDGFRFDLMGIHDIETMNAVRTALDKIDKTIFMYGEGWTAANSPLEEAKRAVKKNAKKLDNIAVFSDDIRDALKGSWKNALIPGFVSGVDSLEESVKFGVVGGTQHDSINYSGLLYSKAPYVNNPTQTINYVSCHDDLCLVDKLKESRPAGATDEELVRFNKLAQTVVFTSQGVPFIYAGEELYRTKKGIHNTFQLPDSINQINWDSKTAHKDIFEYYKGLIALRKAHSAFRMPTQEMVQQHLKFINMKTPNVVAFMLSNHVNDEVWKDILVIYNGNRKPVLVQIPEGEWNLVCHDGKINLNGIAQLDNTTFIVAPSSASIMYVR; from the coding sequence ATGAAAGCTAACTCATTCATCATGTTACTGATTTCAGGATTGTTGTGTGCATGCAATTCTACACCACATTATGCAAGCTTTAATGATTACCCTGTTTACGAAGGTTCGGATTTGGAGCTAATCTACTCGGCACAGTCATCTAAGTTCAGAGTTTGGGCTCCTACAGCTTCTGAGGTTAAGCTATTGCTTTACGATAACGGATACGATGGTGGAGCATATCAGACTCATGATATGAAGCGCTCGGAAAAAGGAACGTGGACATTAAAAATCGATGAGGATTTAAAAGGAAAATTTTACACTTTTCAGGTCAAAATAAACGAACGTTGGCTTGCCGAAACTCCTGGTATGTGGGTTAAAGCTACCGGAGTTAATGGCAAACGTGCTGCTATTATCGACCTAGCCGAAACCAACCCGGCGGGCTGGGAAAACGATGTTCGTCCACCGTTGAAAAACTTTACGGACATCATGCTGTACGAGGTTCACGTTCGTGACTTCTCTGTTTCGCCGAATTCAGGAATGAAACACAAAGGGAAATTTTTGGCATTTACTGAAAGAGGTACAAAAAATTCGGCTGGCGAATCGACTGGTATTGATCATTTGAAAGAACTGGGTATCACCCATGTTCACTTGTTACCTTCATTTGACTTTGCCTCTGTAGACGAAACAAAACCGGCTGAAAATAAATACAATTGGGGATATGACCCGTTGAACTACAACGTTCCGGAAGGTAGTTACTCCACAAATCCCAAAGATCCTGCCTGTCGCATTCGCGAATTCAAAGAAATGGTTCAGTCGCTCCACAAAGCAGGAATCAGAGTGGTAATGGATGTGGTGTATAATCACACAGCCATGGGGAAAAATTCTCATTTGGACTTATTGGCTCCCGGTTATTTTTACCGACAAAATCCAGACAGCACATGGTCCAATGCGTCCGGCTGTGGAAACGAAACTGCCTCCGAACGTGGTATGATGCGTAAATTTATTGTTGAATCGGTGGTTTATTGGGCGACAGAATATCATGTTGATGGATTTCGGTTCGATTTAATGGGAATACACGATATCGAAACCATGAATGCAGTCCGCACAGCGCTGGATAAAATAGACAAAACGATATTTATGTATGGCGAAGGTTGGACAGCAGCAAATTCGCCGCTTGAAGAAGCTAAGCGCGCCGTTAAGAAGAATGCTAAGAAGCTTGACAACATCGCAGTATTTAGCGATGATATTCGTGACGCATTGAAAGGAAGCTGGAAAAATGCATTGATTCCCGGGTTCGTATCAGGAGTTGACAGCCTGGAAGAAAGCGTGAAATTCGGCGTAGTTGGCGGCACTCAACACGATAGTATCAACTATTCCGGTCTACTGTATTCCAAAGCTCCTTATGTAAATAACCCAACGCAAACGATCAATTATGTTTCGTGTCACGACGACTTATGTCTGGTTGACAAACTAAAAGAATCAAGACCAGCAGGCGCAACCGACGAAGAGCTCGTTCGATTCAATAAATTAGCTCAAACCGTGGTATTTACGTCGCAGGGTGTGCCGTTTATTTATGCAGGAGAAGAACTTTACCGTACCAAAAAAGGAATACACAACACCTTCCAGTTGCCTGACTCAATCAATCAGATTAACTGGGATTCAAAAACTGCCCACAAAGACATTTTTGAATATTATAAAGGGTTGATTGCATTGCGTAAAGCCCATTCAGCATTTCGTATGCCCACACAGGAAATGGTTCAGCAGCATTTGAAGTTTATCAATATGAAAACACCTAATGTTGTTGCATTTATGCTATCCAATCATGTGAATGACGAAGTTTGGAAGGATATTCTCGTAATTTACAACGGCAATCGTAAACCTGTGCTTGTTCAGATACCTGAAGGAGAGTGGAATTTGGTGTGTCACGATGGAAAAATCAATCTGAACGGTATCGCACAGCTTGATAATACCACATTTATTGTAGCACCTTCGTCGGCCAGTATTATGTATGTGAGATAA